In Macadamia integrifolia cultivar HAES 741 unplaced genomic scaffold, SCU_Mint_v3 scaffold2366, whole genome shotgun sequence, one genomic interval encodes:
- the LOC122066374 gene encoding primary amine oxidase-like — MDSKGFIRLLFLLVSGLLVLLITRSWVQLPPSTSDEEELFDCAYYSPKCISRNRLNLKSDLTKDQGRWNQKRNHKDQLPLHPLDPLTIQEINKARTILSSHPSFSSSPFTIHTLVLEEPEKHLVLKWKKGDPLLPRKASVVALLKGQPHLLTIDLGSSKVIHSEAVASPAGYPMMTIEDMTSATWAPLSDANFNRTILDRGIDLADLACLPISTGWFGKKEEKKRLIKVQCYSMQGTANFYMRPIEGLTVLLDMDTKEVVEISDNGRQIPIPKAANTDYRYAAQNKRVKLLNPISLEQPKGPSFTVEDEHIVKWANWEFHLKPDPRAGVIISRAMVRDSETGEMRNVMYKGLTSELFVPYMDPTDAWYFKTYMDAGEYGFGLQAMPLDPLNDCPRNAYYMDGVFAAADGKPFVRSNMVCVFESYAGDIGWRHSESPITGMPIREVRPKVTLVVRMAASVANYDYIVDWEFQTDGLIRIKVGLSGILMVKGTTYNNMNQVPEQEDIYGTLLSENVIGVIHDHYITFYLDMDVDGSDNSFVKVNLARKQTSAGESPRKSYLKATKTVAKTEKDAQIKLKLYDPSEFHVINPIKKTRVGNPVGYKVVPGGTAASLLDHQDPPQMRGAFTNNQIWITPYNRSEQWAGGLFVYQSQGEDTLAVWSERDRPIENKDIVLWYTLGFHHIPCQEDFPIMPTVSSHFDLKPVNFFESNPILHMPPNIEKDLPVCKAVASS, encoded by the exons ATGGATTCCAAAGGTTTCATTCGCTTATTGTTTCTTCTTGTAAGTGGGCTTCTGGTTCTTCTCATCACTCGTTCTTGGGTTCAACTCCCACCTTCTACCTCCGACGAGGAAGAGCTCTTCGACTGCGCCTACTACTCCCCTAAGTGCATCTCCAGGAACCGACTCAATCTCAAATCCGATCTCACTAAAGACCAAGGGAGATGGAACCAGAAACGCAACCACAAAGACCAactccctcttcacccactcgACCCTCTTACTATACAAGAAATCAATAAAGCCCGAACCATCCTTTCCTCTCACCCATcgttctcctcttctcccttcaCCATCCACACACTCGTCCTTGAAGAACCAGAGAAGCATTTGGTCTTGAAATGGAAGAAAGGAGATCCTCTCTTACCCAGAAAAGCTTCGGTTGTGGCTCTCTTGAAAGGTCAACCCCATCTGCTCACCATCGATTTAGGATCAAGCAAGGTGATCCACAGCGAGGCCGTGGCTTCACCGGCCGGGTACCCTATGATGACAATAGAGGACATGACTTCTGCGACCTGGGCCCCACTCTCCGACGCTAATTTCAACCGTACGATTCTCGACCGAGGGATTGATTTAGCGGATCTCGCTTGCCTGCCCATCTCAACCGGATGGTtcgggaagaaggaagagaagaagaggttgaTCAAGGTTCAGTGTTACTCGATGCAAGGAACAGCTAACTTCTACATGAGACCCATCGAAGGGCTCACGGTACTCCTTGATATGGATACCAAAGAAGTGGTTGAGATCTCTGATAATGGCCGTCAGATCCCTATCCCTAAAGCGGCAAACACCGATTATCGCTACGCGGCTCAGAACAAGCGCGTGAAGCTTCTAAACCCGATTTCGCTGGAGCAGCCGAAAGGTCCGAGCTTTACTGTGGAAGACGAGCACATAGTGAAGTGGGCCAACTGGGAGTTCCACCTCAAACCCGACCCGAGAGCTGGAGTGATCATCTCGAGAGCTATGGTGAGGGACTCGGAGACGGGGGAGATGAGAAACGTGATGTACAAAGGGTTGACGTCGGAGCTGTTCGTGCCTTACATGGACCCCACCGATGCTTGGTATTTCAAGACGTACATGGATGCTGGGGAATACGGGTTCGGTCTCCAGGCCATGCCGCTCGACCCGCTTAACGATTGCCCACGAAATGCTTATTACATGGACGGTGTGTTTGCAGCGGCGGATGGGAAGCCCTTCGTTCGATCAAACATGGTGTGTGTGTTCGAGAGCTATGCCGGCGATATTGGGTGGCGCCACTCCGAGAGTCCCATCACCGGCATGCCG ATAAGGGAAGTGAGGCCGAAGGTGACGTTGGTGGTGAGAATGGCGGCATCCGTTGCCAACTACGATTATATCGTGGACTGGGAGTTCCAGACAGATGGGCTTATCCGGATCAAG GTTGGTTTGAGTGGTATCCTAATGGTGAAGGGTACAACATACAACAACATGAACCAGGTACCGGAGCAAGAGGACATCTACGGTACCCTCTTGTCGGAAAATGTCATCGGCGTCATCCACGACCACTACATCACATTCTACCTCGACATGGACGTCGATGGCTCAGACAATTCTTTTGTCAAAGTGAATCTCGCCAGGAAACAAACCTCAGCTGGGGAATCACCTAGGAAGAGCTACTTGAAAGCTACAAAAACTGTGGCCAAGACAGAGAAGGATGCACAGATTAAGCTGAAGCTATATGACCCATCAGAGTTCCATGTAATCAACCCAATCAAGAAGACCAGGGTGGGTAACCCAGTTGGATACAAGGTTGTACCAGGGGGCACAGCTGCAAGCTTACTCGATCATCAGGACCCTCCACAAATGCGAGGTGCATTCACCAACAACCAG ATATGGATAACACCTTATAACAGGAGTGAGCAATGGGCAGGTGGGCTTTTTGTGTACCAGAGCCAAGGAGAGGACACCCTTGCTGTGTGGTCTGAGAG GGACCGGCCGATTGAGAACAAAGACATTGTGCTGTGGTACACATTGGGATTTCATCACATACCTTGCCAGGAAGATTTCCCCATCATGCCGACTGTATCTTCGCATTTCGACCTAAAGCCAGTCAATTTCTTTGAGAGCAATCCCATTCTCCATATGCCACCGAACATTGAGAAAGATCTACCTGTTTGCAAGGCAGTTGCTTCATCTTGA